The following proteins are co-located in the Massilia litorea genome:
- a CDS encoding beta strand repeat-containing protein — protein MTTTNSSVTTTLSSTVDDLILTGSADINGTGNALNNTITGNSGANVLDGRGGADTLIGAAGDDTYVVDNAGDRVVENGGEGTDTVQSSVTYTLGDNVENLTLTGSGSVNGTGNALDNVITGNNGANILSGLDGNDTLIGAAGNDTLDGGTGIDTMSGGTGDDVYVVDAAGDSVIEAAGGGSDTVQSSIDYTLGDNVENLTLTGTADLAGSGNALNNLITGNSGANTVQAGAGADTVNAGAGNDFVFGGDGNDILNGQAGDDSLVGEAGNDLIDGGLGADTMEGGSGDDTYVVDNGGDLVVEAAGAGVDTVQSSIGYTLTENTENLVLTGSAVLEGSGNTLDNVINGNSGANVLYGLEGNDTLNGNGGDDRLVGGLGNDTLDGGTGVDRMEGGSGDDTYVVDNSADVVSELAGEGIDKVLAGVNYTLSAEVENLTLTGSAGTGAGNELDNTISGNNGNNLLFGMDGADVLFGNAGNDTLDGGLGADTMDGGQGDDTYVIDQAGDRVTEAVGVGNDTVRSNISYTLTDNVENLVLLGSEDLDGIGNTLANVMTGNAGNNSFAAGAGNDTLNGGAGNDLLLGEAGNDLLDGGLGADRMEGGSGDDTYILDDAGDLIIEGAGAGTDLVNAGISYTLTDNVENLNLTGTQDIAGTGNELNNIINGNAGANVLDGLAGNDTLNGGLGNDTLIGGEGNDALNGDGGDDQLQGDAGNDVLNGGTGNDRMAGGLGDDTFIVDSVLDLVVENASEGLDTVQSGVDYTLTANTENLVLTGGAGTRGTGNELDNTVTGNNANNSLFGLEGKDTLAGLYGNDTLDGGLGADLMQGGYGDDAYIVENAGDVVEELAGAGTDTVYSSIDYTLTANVENLTLTGTDDLNGAGNALNNIITGNSGNNTAAAGDGADTVYAGAGKDSISGGNGNDVLYGEAGDDQLFGDAGNDIVNGGAGADRMAGGLGDDTFVVDDNGDLVVEAAGEGTDLVQSSITYTLTDNVENLTLTGTLDIDGNGNELANIINGNTGANVLDGKAGNDTINGNLGNDTLIGGDGDDTLNGDLGDDRLQGDAGKDLLNGGVGADSMAGGTEDDVYVVDNAGDLVVENAGEGSDTVQSSITYTLTDSVENLVLTGGAVINGSGNELDNVITGNNAANTLNGGAGMDTLVGNGGDDILDGGSGADLMQGGVGNDTYVVEDAKDAVVEGAGAGTDTVQSSIDYTLTANVENLVLTGAANLSGSGNALANSITGNAGNNLIDGGAGIDTMAGGAGDDTYIADNTADLITEAANAGTDIVYASANYTLSNNVENLVLTGAAAINGTGNAQDNLITGNDAANVLSGMAGNDTILGGAGNDTLDGGVGNDVLIGGSGNDTYVIDNAADRIVENAGEGVDTVQSSFSTSLGEQLENLTLTGSANLDGSGNDADNLITGNGGNNVLDGGAGNDTLVGGAGNDTLVGGAGADSLQGGSGDDIYEVDTADTVVEAAGGGTDTVRAGFSYTLGANVENLVLQGTGDLNGTGNALANSILGTSGANVLDGGLGADTLAGAAGDDTYIVDNAGDVVIEAAGEGVDTVLASATTLLSANVEHLVLTGSANINGTGNALDNTITGNGGANLIDGGAGNDILNGGAGSDTLLGGAGDDRLDGGFDADMLQGGAGNDVYLVDNAGDTVVEAAGNGVDTVYASASHVLGANVENLVLTGGANLQGSGNASDNVLTGNSGDNLLSGMAGNDTLAGGAGNDLLLGGAGKDTYLFGAGDGNDRVIDSEGSGTLAIRGGLTAADLHAGQSGNDLVLTIVATGDSIVLADWLVQSEGVTEIVFDDGTTLDHGGIAGLLNAAPTAADDLLALGEDDGLLNVPVTRLLANDTDPDAGDVVTVIAVGQSALGVDLSLQDGMLGYEIGDAYQSLAAGEVVEDSFTYTIADAMGETSTATAHVRIVGVNDGPVTAGDSAATAEDNAAAVTGNVLANDSDIDRGTVLQVAAPGRYDGVYGNLTIAQDGSYSYALNAGAANVQALNAGETVTDTFAYVATDGIAGSAANLTITIAGANDAPVVSADVAQVSEDLAPAVSGNLLANDRDADAGTALAVAAPGTYAGIYGSLVVAQDGGYTYTLDNSLQAVQALGAGQTVVDRFSYLATDGSAQSASELAITITGTNDAPAVSADVAQVSEDLAPAVSGSLLANDRDADAGTALAVAAPGTYAGIYGSLVVAQDGGYSYNLDNSLQAVQALAAGQTVVDRFSYLATDGGAQSASELAITITGTNDAPLVSADTAQVGEDGTLVASGNLLANDHDVDAGSVLAVAAPGTYAGIYGSLVLAQDGSYTYSLDNGSQVVQALAAGQTVVDSFSYLATDGQANAASQFAVTITGTNDVPVLAADSARLTEDAAGVSGNLLANDRDVDAGTRLALTNAGTVTGSLGKLTLAQDGSYSYQLDTAAAQSLGRNASVTERFVVKASDGIAGAASTLDITVAGVNDAPIVVTQLADHDVTFNKAFSFALPAGSFKDIDKGDTLSYTAALADGTALPTWLKFDAATGTFSGTSPKQVGKIDVRVTATDAAADGSTAGSLSASDVFTLAVSHGNEGLGNGEDAAPAGHDTNQNDGPGTSPGNPGSAGGKKLSLSAGVTASNGVATLAVAAAVEAPAAGTASGPAVPSYLNFNKVAEFALPAPVVANTTSAQAFGAWLAVDLAVSKAQADSKTLTWADERNGVDTTVLAQASSGFLGSTTAFGGGQASLAAIGGVELKGFEGLGKGTKKIK, from the coding sequence ATGACCACCACGAATTCGTCCGTCACCACCACGCTGTCGTCCACCGTCGACGACCTGATCCTGACGGGCAGTGCCGACATCAACGGCACCGGTAATGCGCTGAACAACACGATCACCGGCAACAGCGGCGCCAACGTCCTCGATGGCCGCGGCGGCGCCGACACGCTGATCGGCGCGGCCGGCGACGACACCTATGTGGTCGACAACGCCGGCGACCGCGTGGTCGAGAACGGGGGCGAAGGCACCGATACGGTCCAGTCCAGCGTGACCTACACCCTGGGTGACAACGTCGAGAACCTGACCCTGACCGGCTCCGGTTCCGTCAACGGCACCGGTAACGCCCTCGATAACGTCATCACCGGCAACAACGGCGCCAACATCCTGAGCGGCCTGGACGGTAACGACACCCTGATTGGCGCGGCCGGCAACGACACCCTCGACGGCGGGACCGGCATTGATACCATGAGCGGCGGCACCGGCGACGACGTCTATGTGGTCGATGCCGCCGGCGACAGCGTGATCGAAGCGGCGGGCGGCGGCAGCGACACCGTCCAGTCGAGCATCGACTACACCCTGGGCGACAACGTCGAGAACCTGACGCTCACGGGCACGGCCGACCTGGCCGGCAGCGGCAATGCGCTCAACAACCTCATTACGGGCAACAGCGGCGCGAATACGGTGCAGGCCGGCGCCGGTGCCGACACCGTCAATGCCGGCGCCGGCAACGACTTCGTCTTCGGCGGCGACGGCAACGACATCCTCAACGGCCAGGCCGGCGACGACAGCCTGGTCGGCGAAGCGGGCAACGACCTGATCGATGGCGGCCTGGGTGCCGACACGATGGAAGGCGGCAGTGGCGACGACACCTATGTGGTCGACAACGGCGGCGACCTGGTGGTCGAAGCGGCCGGCGCTGGCGTCGATACCGTGCAGTCGAGCATCGGCTACACCCTGACGGAAAACACCGAGAACCTCGTGCTGACCGGCAGCGCCGTGCTCGAAGGCAGCGGCAACACGCTCGACAATGTCATCAACGGCAACAGCGGCGCCAACGTCCTGTACGGCCTGGAGGGCAACGATACGCTGAACGGCAACGGCGGCGACGACCGCCTGGTCGGCGGCCTCGGCAACGATACCCTGGACGGCGGCACCGGCGTCGACCGCATGGAAGGCGGCAGCGGCGACGACACCTATGTGGTCGACAACAGCGCCGACGTGGTCAGCGAACTGGCCGGCGAAGGCATCGACAAGGTGCTGGCGGGCGTCAACTACACCCTGAGCGCCGAGGTCGAGAACCTGACGCTGACCGGCAGTGCCGGCACCGGCGCCGGCAACGAGCTCGACAACACGATCAGCGGCAACAATGGCAACAACCTGCTGTTCGGCATGGACGGCGCCGACGTCCTCTTCGGTAACGCGGGCAACGACACCCTGGACGGCGGCCTCGGCGCCGACACCATGGACGGCGGGCAAGGCGACGATACCTATGTGATCGACCAGGCGGGCGACCGCGTCACCGAGGCGGTGGGCGTCGGCAACGACACGGTACGCTCGAACATCAGCTACACGCTGACCGACAACGTCGAGAACCTGGTGCTACTGGGCAGCGAAGACCTGGACGGCATCGGCAACACGCTGGCCAACGTCATGACCGGCAACGCCGGCAACAACAGCTTCGCGGCGGGCGCCGGCAACGACACCCTCAACGGTGGCGCCGGCAATGACCTGCTGCTGGGCGAAGCGGGCAACGACCTCCTCGACGGCGGCCTCGGCGCCGACCGCATGGAAGGCGGCAGCGGCGACGATACCTACATCCTCGACGATGCGGGCGACCTGATCATCGAAGGCGCGGGCGCAGGCACCGACCTGGTCAACGCGGGCATCAGCTATACGCTGACCGACAACGTCGAGAACCTGAACCTGACCGGCACCCAGGACATCGCGGGCACCGGCAACGAGCTGAACAACATCATCAACGGCAATGCCGGCGCCAACGTCCTCGACGGCCTGGCAGGCAACGACACCCTCAATGGCGGTCTCGGCAACGATACCCTGATCGGCGGCGAAGGCAACGACGCCCTGAACGGCGACGGCGGGGACGACCAGCTGCAAGGCGACGCCGGCAACGACGTGCTCAACGGCGGCACGGGTAACGACCGCATGGCCGGCGGCCTGGGCGACGATACCTTCATCGTCGACAGCGTGCTGGACCTGGTGGTCGAGAACGCAAGCGAAGGCCTCGACACGGTGCAGTCCGGCGTCGACTACACCCTCACCGCCAACACCGAGAACCTGGTGCTGACGGGCGGCGCCGGCACGCGCGGCACCGGTAACGAGCTTGACAACACGGTCACCGGCAATAACGCGAACAACAGCCTGTTCGGCCTCGAAGGCAAGGACACGCTGGCCGGCCTCTACGGCAACGACACCCTCGACGGCGGCCTCGGCGCCGACCTGATGCAGGGCGGCTACGGCGACGACGCCTACATCGTCGAGAATGCGGGCGACGTCGTGGAAGAACTGGCCGGCGCCGGCACCGACACCGTGTATTCGAGCATCGACTACACGCTCACCGCCAACGTCGAGAACCTGACCCTGACCGGCACGGATGACCTGAACGGCGCCGGCAACGCGCTCAACAACATCATTACCGGCAACAGCGGCAACAACACCGCCGCCGCCGGCGATGGCGCCGACACCGTCTACGCGGGTGCCGGCAAGGACAGCATCAGCGGCGGCAACGGCAACGACGTTCTCTACGGCGAGGCGGGCGACGACCAGCTCTTCGGCGACGCCGGCAACGACATCGTGAACGGCGGCGCGGGCGCGGACCGCATGGCGGGCGGCCTGGGCGACGACACCTTCGTGGTCGACGACAACGGCGACCTGGTCGTCGAAGCGGCGGGCGAGGGCACCGACCTGGTCCAGTCGAGCATCACCTACACCCTCACCGACAATGTCGAGAACCTGACCCTGACCGGCACGCTCGACATCGACGGCAACGGCAACGAACTGGCCAACATCATCAACGGCAACACCGGCGCGAACGTCCTCGACGGCAAGGCCGGCAACGACACCATCAACGGCAACCTCGGCAACGACACCCTGATCGGCGGCGACGGCGACGATACCCTCAACGGCGACCTCGGCGACGACCGCCTGCAGGGCGACGCCGGCAAGGACCTGCTCAACGGCGGCGTGGGTGCCGACAGCATGGCCGGCGGCACGGAGGACGACGTCTACGTCGTCGACAATGCGGGCGATCTGGTTGTCGAGAACGCGGGCGAGGGCAGCGACACGGTCCAGTCCTCGATCACCTATACCCTGACCGACAGCGTCGAAAACCTGGTGCTCACCGGCGGCGCGGTCATCAACGGCAGCGGTAACGAGCTCGACAACGTCATCACCGGCAACAATGCGGCCAATACCCTGAACGGCGGCGCGGGCATGGACACGCTGGTCGGCAACGGCGGCGACGACATCCTCGACGGCGGCAGCGGTGCCGACCTGATGCAGGGCGGCGTCGGCAACGACACCTATGTGGTCGAGGATGCGAAGGATGCCGTCGTCGAGGGCGCGGGCGCCGGCACGGACACCGTGCAGTCCTCGATCGATTACACCCTGACGGCCAATGTCGAGAACCTGGTGCTGACGGGCGCCGCCAACCTGTCCGGCAGCGGCAACGCGCTGGCCAACAGCATCACCGGCAACGCCGGCAACAACCTGATCGACGGCGGCGCAGGCATCGACACCATGGCCGGCGGCGCCGGCGACGACACCTATATCGCCGACAACACGGCCGACCTCATCACGGAAGCGGCAAACGCCGGCACCGACATCGTCTATGCTAGCGCGAACTACACGCTCTCGAACAACGTCGAGAACCTGGTCCTGACCGGCGCCGCCGCGATCAACGGCACCGGCAACGCGCAGGACAACCTGATCACGGGCAACGACGCGGCCAATGTTCTCTCCGGCATGGCCGGCAACGACACCATCCTCGGTGGCGCCGGCAACGACACGCTCGACGGCGGCGTCGGCAACGACGTCCTCATCGGCGGCAGCGGCAACGACACCTACGTCATCGACAACGCGGCCGACCGCATCGTCGAGAACGCGGGCGAGGGCGTGGACACGGTCCAGTCCAGCTTCTCGACTTCGCTGGGCGAACAGCTCGAGAACCTGACCCTCACCGGCAGCGCCAACCTCGACGGCAGCGGTAACGATGCCGACAACCTCATCACGGGCAACGGCGGCAACAACGTTCTCGACGGCGGCGCCGGCAACGACACCCTGGTCGGCGGCGCCGGCAACGACACCCTCGTCGGCGGCGCCGGCGCGGACAGCCTGCAGGGCGGCAGCGGCGACGACATCTATGAAGTGGACACGGCCGACACCGTCGTCGAGGCGGCGGGCGGCGGTACCGACACGGTGCGCGCGGGCTTCAGCTACACCCTTGGCGCCAACGTCGAAAACCTGGTGCTGCAAGGCACTGGCGACCTGAACGGCACCGGCAACGCGCTGGCCAACAGCATCCTCGGCACGAGCGGCGCCAACGTCCTTGACGGCGGCCTCGGCGCCGATACCCTGGCCGGCGCTGCCGGCGACGATACCTATATCGTCGACAACGCCGGCGACGTCGTGATCGAAGCGGCGGGCGAGGGCGTGGACACCGTGCTGGCCAGTGCGACGACCCTGCTGTCGGCGAACGTCGAGCACCTGGTACTGACCGGCAGCGCCAACATCAACGGCACCGGCAATGCGCTCGACAACACCATCACCGGCAACGGCGGCGCCAACCTGATCGACGGCGGCGCGGGCAACGACATCCTGAATGGCGGCGCCGGCAGCGATACGCTGCTGGGCGGCGCGGGCGACGACCGCCTGGACGGCGGTTTTGACGCCGACATGCTGCAGGGCGGCGCCGGCAACGACGTCTACCTGGTCGACAACGCCGGCGACACCGTCGTCGAAGCGGCCGGCAACGGCGTCGACACGGTCTACGCCAGCGCCAGCCACGTGCTGGGTGCGAACGTGGAAAACCTGGTCCTGACCGGCGGCGCCAACCTGCAGGGCAGCGGCAACGCCTCGGACAACGTCCTGACCGGCAACAGCGGCGACAACCTCCTGTCCGGCATGGCCGGCAACGACACCCTGGCCGGCGGCGCCGGCAACGACCTGCTGCTGGGCGGCGCGGGCAAGGATACCTATCTGTTCGGCGCCGGCGACGGCAACGACCGCGTGATCGATTCGGAAGGCAGCGGCACGCTCGCCATCCGCGGCGGACTCACCGCCGCCGACCTCCATGCCGGGCAGTCCGGCAATGACCTCGTCCTGACCATCGTCGCCACCGGCGACAGCATCGTGCTGGCCGACTGGCTGGTCCAGTCCGAGGGCGTGACGGAGATCGTGTTCGACGACGGCACCACGCTCGACCATGGCGGCATCGCCGGCCTGCTGAACGCGGCGCCGACCGCAGCGGACGACCTGCTGGCGCTGGGCGAAGACGACGGACTGCTGAACGTCCCCGTGACCCGGCTGCTGGCCAACGACACCGACCCGGACGCCGGCGACGTGGTGACCGTGATCGCGGTCGGCCAGTCGGCGCTCGGCGTGGACCTGAGCCTGCAGGACGGCATGCTCGGCTACGAAATCGGCGACGCTTACCAGAGCCTGGCGGCGGGCGAGGTTGTGGAAGACAGCTTCACCTACACCATCGCCGACGCCATGGGCGAAACCTCGACCGCGACGGCCCACGTGCGCATCGTCGGCGTCAACGACGGTCCGGTGACGGCCGGCGACAGCGCCGCCACGGCGGAAGACAATGCCGCCGCGGTGACCGGCAACGTACTGGCCAACGACAGCGACATCGACCGCGGCACCGTGCTGCAGGTGGCCGCGCCGGGCAGGTATGACGGCGTCTACGGCAATCTCACCATCGCCCAGGACGGCAGCTACAGCTACGCCCTGAACGCGGGGGCCGCGAACGTGCAGGCCCTGAACGCGGGCGAAACCGTGACCGACACCTTCGCCTACGTGGCGACCGACGGCATCGCCGGCAGCGCAGCGAACCTGACCATCACGATCGCCGGCGCCAACGACGCGCCGGTGGTGAGCGCCGACGTGGCGCAGGTCAGCGAAGACCTGGCCCCGGCCGTCAGCGGCAACCTGCTGGCCAACGACCGCGATGCGGACGCGGGCACCGCGCTGGCCGTGGCGGCACCGGGCACCTATGCCGGCATCTACGGCAGCCTGGTGGTGGCGCAGGACGGCGGCTACACCTACACCCTGGACAACAGCCTGCAGGCAGTGCAGGCGCTGGGCGCAGGCCAGACGGTCGTCGACCGCTTCAGCTACCTCGCTACCGACGGCAGCGCGCAGTCGGCATCGGAACTGGCCATTACGATCACCGGCACCAACGACGCGCCGGCGGTGAGCGCCGACGTGGCGCAGGTCAGCGAAGACCTGGCCCCGGCGGTCAGCGGTAGCCTGCTGGCCAACGACCGCGATGCGGACGCGGGCACCGCGCTGGCCGTGGCGGCACCGGGCACCTATGCCGGCATCTACGGCAGCCTGGTGGTGGCGCAGGACGGCGGCTACAGCTACAACCTGGACAACAGTCTGCAGGCGGTCCAGGCGCTGGCCGCCGGCCAGACGGTCGTCGATCGCTTCAGCTACCTCGCCACCGACGGCGGCGCGCAGTCGGCATCGGAACTGGCCATTACCATCACCGGCACCAACGACGCGCCGCTGGTCAGCGCCGATACCGCCCAGGTGGGCGAGGACGGCACGCTCGTCGCCAGCGGCAACCTGCTGGCCAACGACCACGACGTCGACGCCGGCTCCGTGCTGGCAGTGGCGGCGCCGGGCACCTATGCCGGCATCTACGGCAGCCTGGTGCTGGCCCAGGACGGCAGTTACACCTACAGCCTGGACAACGGCTCGCAGGTCGTGCAGGCCCTCGCCGCGGGCCAGACCGTGGTCGACAGCTTCAGCTACCTCGCCACCGATGGCCAGGCGAATGCCGCCTCGCAGTTCGCGGTCACCATCACCGGCACCAACGACGTGCCGGTGCTGGCCGCCGACAGCGCGCGCCTGACCGAAGACGCGGCCGGCGTGAGCGGCAACCTGCTGGCCAACGACCGCGATGTCGACGCCGGCACCCGCCTGGCGCTGACCAACGCCGGCACCGTGACCGGCAGCCTGGGCAAGCTGACCCTGGCCCAGGACGGCAGCTACAGCTACCAGCTCGACACCGCCGCTGCGCAGTCGCTGGGCCGCAATGCGAGCGTCACCGAGCGCTTCGTGGTCAAGGCCAGCGACGGCATCGCCGGCGCCGCCTCGACCCTGGACATCACTGTCGCCGGCGTGAACGACGCACCGATCGTGGTGACGCAGCTGGCCGACCATGACGTCACCTTCAACAAGGCCTTCTCGTTTGCGCTCCCGGCCGGCAGCTTCAAGGACATCGACAAGGGCGACACGCTGAGCTACACGGCCGCCCTGGCCGACGGTACGGCGCTGCCGACCTGGCTGAAGTTCGACGCGGCCACCGGCACCTTCTCGGGCACCTCGCCCAAGCAGGTCGGCAAGATCGACGTGCGCGTCACGGCCACCGACGCTGCTGCCGACGGCAGCACGGCCGGCAGCCTGTCGGCCTCGGACGTGTTCACGCTGGCGGTCAGCCACGGCAACGAAGGCCTGGGCAATGGCGAGGACGCCGCACCGGCGGGCCACGACACGAACCAGAACGACGGCCCGGGCACGTCGCCGGGCAATCCTGGTTCGGCCGGCGGCAAGAAGCTGTCGCTGTCGGCTGGTGTCACGGCGTCGAACGGCGTGGCGACCCTCGCGGTTGCCGCCGCGGTCGAAGCGCCCGCTGCCGGCACTGCCAGCGGCCCGGCGGTGCCGAGCTACCTGAACTTCAACAAGGTCGCCGAGTTCGCGCTGCCCGCCCCGGTTGTCGCCAACACGACCTCGGCGCAGGCCTTCGGCGCCTGGCTGGCGGTCGATCTCGCGGTCTCGAAGGCGCAGGCGGACAGCAAGACGCTGACCTGGGCCGACGAACGCAATGGCGTCGACACCACGGTGCTGGCGCAGGCGAGCAGCGGCTTCCTCGGCTCGACCACCGCCTTCGGCGGCGGCCAGGCCTCGCTGGCCGCGATCGGCGGCGTCGAGCTGAAGGGCTTCGAAGGCCTCGGCAAGGGTACGAAGAAAATCAAGTAA
- a CDS encoding HlyD family type I secretion periplasmic adaptor subunit translates to MNSKKTSAWSGYPANALDFSPPLLRLQGEAPNPLGRKVLWALLLLLAGMAVWSIVGRLDIVAVAEGKLVPQSYVKIVQPAESGIVKEILVREGDSVRAGQVLMRMDTLLTDADANSVQSDLQGKRLALRRIDAELADAPFHSQAGDSAHLAAAAQAQYRADRAAFEAALAEERSRLAKARQDLAAALEVEHKFSAILPHYREQEKAFEKLGRDGFANGVLVSDKRRERIEKEQELATQSHMIESARAGVRQSEMKLVQIDSDYRRQLHVERGEAQRAVDQLSQELAKQTHRKELMELKATQDSVVKDLATHSIGTVVQPGTVLLTLVPRNESLRAEVWLSNDDIGFVKEGQTVRMKFAAFPFQKYGMVQGRVEHIGADAVDAAQEGAPAAAPGATPRSTYKALVALDASALEADGTRFPLSAGMQANAEILLGTRTVIEYLLSPMQKAWHEAARER, encoded by the coding sequence GTGAACAGCAAAAAAACCAGCGCGTGGTCCGGTTACCCCGCCAACGCACTCGATTTCTCGCCGCCGCTGCTGCGCCTGCAAGGCGAGGCGCCGAATCCGCTCGGCCGCAAGGTGCTATGGGCCTTGCTGCTGCTGTTGGCCGGGATGGCGGTGTGGTCGATCGTCGGCCGCCTCGACATCGTCGCGGTCGCGGAGGGCAAGCTCGTGCCGCAGAGCTATGTGAAGATCGTCCAGCCCGCCGAGTCGGGCATCGTCAAGGAGATCCTGGTGCGCGAAGGCGACAGCGTGCGCGCCGGGCAGGTGTTGATGCGCATGGATACGCTGCTGACCGACGCCGACGCCAACTCCGTGCAGTCCGACCTGCAGGGCAAGCGCCTGGCGCTGCGCCGTATCGATGCCGAGCTGGCCGATGCGCCTTTCCACAGCCAGGCGGGCGATTCGGCCCACCTCGCCGCCGCCGCGCAGGCGCAGTACCGGGCCGACCGCGCCGCTTTCGAGGCGGCACTGGCCGAGGAGCGCAGCCGCCTGGCCAAGGCGCGCCAGGACCTGGCAGCCGCCCTCGAGGTCGAGCACAAGTTCAGCGCCATCCTCCCGCATTACCGCGAACAGGAAAAAGCCTTCGAAAAGCTCGGCCGCGACGGTTTCGCGAACGGCGTGCTGGTCAGCGACAAGCGGCGCGAACGCATCGAAAAGGAGCAGGAGCTCGCGACCCAGTCGCACATGATCGAATCGGCACGGGCCGGCGTGCGGCAATCGGAGATGAAGCTGGTCCAGATCGACTCCGACTACCGGCGCCAGCTGCACGTCGAGCGCGGCGAGGCCCAGCGCGCCGTCGACCAGCTGTCGCAGGAGCTGGCCAAGCAGACCCACCGCAAGGAACTGATGGAACTGAAGGCGACCCAGGACAGCGTGGTCAAGGACCTGGCGACCCATTCGATCGGCACCGTCGTGCAGCCCGGCACCGTGCTGCTGACCCTGGTGCCGCGTAACGAAAGCCTGCGCGCCGAAGTCTGGCTGTCGAACGACGACATCGGTTTCGTGAAGGAAGGGCAGACCGTCAGGATGAAGTTTGCCGCCTTCCCGTTCCAGAAGTACGGCATGGTGCAGGGGCGGGTGGAGCACATCGGCGCCGATGCGGTCGACGCCGCGCAGGAGGGGGCGCCGGCCGCCGCGCCCGGCGCCACGCCGCGTTCGACCTACAAGGCGCTGGTCGCGCTCGACGCCTCGGCGCTCGAAGCCGACGGCACGCGCTTCCCGCTCAGCGCCGGCATGCAGGCGAACGCCGAAATCCTGCTCGGCACCCGCACCGTGATCGAATACCTGCTGTCGCCGATGCAGAAGGCCTGGCACGAAGCGGCCCGCGAGCGTTGA